In Deferribacter desulfuricans SSM1, the following are encoded in one genomic region:
- a CDS encoding cytidylyltransferase domain-containing protein has product MYKDKTILAIIPARGGSKRLPNKNILPLAGKPLISWTIEASLGSKFLDKIIVTSDSDKILDIAKEYEVLTIKRPTELATDTASTIEVVEHVLSNIDKKFDFIVLLQPTSPLRTAKHIDEAIEFLFEKNADAVISVCEVDHSPLWCNTLPEGLDMSNFLSDDIKGKRSQDLPKFYRINGAIYICKTEKFLEEDTFFIKDNIYAYIMDKMSSIDIDDEFDLKLAEILMEG; this is encoded by the coding sequence ATGTATAAAGATAAAACAATTTTAGCTATAATTCCTGCAAGAGGTGGAAGTAAAAGGTTACCAAATAAAAATATTCTTCCTTTGGCAGGTAAACCTTTAATATCGTGGACTATAGAGGCTAGCTTAGGTAGCAAATTTTTAGATAAAATCATAGTAACAAGCGATAGTGATAAAATTTTGGATATAGCAAAAGAATATGAAGTTTTGACTATAAAAAGACCAACGGAATTAGCAACAGATACTGCTTCTACTATAGAGGTTGTAGAACATGTTTTATCAAATATTGATAAAAAGTTTGATTTTATAGTTCTTCTGCAACCAACTTCTCCACTAAGAACTGCTAAACATATAGATGAAGCTATAGAATTTTTATTTGAAAAAAATGCAGATGCAGTTATAAGTGTTTGTGAAGTTGACCATTCCCCGTTATGGTGTAATACTTTACCTGAAGGTCTTGATATGTCCAATTTCCTTTCAGATGATATAAAAGGTAAAAGAAGTCAGGACTTACCTAAATTTTATAGAATAAATGGGGCTATTTATATTTGTAAAACAGAGAAATTTTTAGAAGAAGATACATTCTTTATAAAAGATAATATTTATGCTTATATTATGGATAAAATGAGTTCTATTGATATAGATGATGAGTTTGATTTAAAATTGGCCGAAATCCTGATGGAAGGATAA
- a CDS encoding UDP-N-acetylglucosamine 4,6-dehydratase, whose amino-acid sequence MNILELIGRDSELFKVDIEKNEKELANIIGFSSFLVIGGAGSIGSAVVKEIFKRNPKKLHVVDISENNLAELVRDIRSSLGYIDGEFKTYTIDVGSVEYDALIKADGKYDYVLNLSALKHVRSEKDPFTLMRMIEVNILNTEKTLIQSIENGVKKYFCVSTDKATNPVNMMGASKRIMELFLMRRSLEIPVSTARFANVAFSDGSLLYSFNKRLEKQQPIVAPKDVKRYFVTPKESGELCLMSTIFGENRDIFFPKLSDKLHLITFAEIAIKYLKMKGYDPYICESEEEARKLVKTLPKKGKWPCLFTISDTTGEKDFEEFYTNDNIIDWDRFEGIGIIKNKPIYEKEKLNYFIKRVEEMKKKLEWSKREIVELFEYMLPEFYHLEKGKYLDDKM is encoded by the coding sequence ATGAATATTTTAGAGTTGATTGGAAGAGATTCTGAATTATTTAAAGTAGATATAGAAAAAAATGAAAAGGAACTAGCAAATATTATAGGATTTTCATCATTTTTAGTAATAGGAGGAGCTGGAAGTATTGGTAGTGCGGTAGTAAAAGAGATTTTTAAAAGAAATCCTAAAAAACTTCATGTTGTTGATATAAGTGAAAATAATTTAGCAGAACTCGTAAGAGATATAAGAAGTTCATTAGGATATATAGATGGAGAGTTTAAAACTTATACAATAGATGTAGGAAGTGTTGAATATGATGCACTTATAAAAGCAGATGGAAAATATGATTATGTATTAAACTTAAGTGCTTTAAAGCATGTAAGAAGTGAAAAGGACCCATTTACTTTAATGAGAATGATTGAAGTTAATATATTAAATACGGAAAAGACTTTAATTCAATCTATTGAAAATGGTGTAAAAAAATATTTTTGTGTATCAACTGATAAAGCTACAAATCCTGTTAATATGATGGGTGCTAGTAAAAGAATTATGGAGCTTTTCTTAATGAGAAGAAGTTTAGAAATACCTGTTTCTACTGCAAGATTTGCAAATGTAGCGTTTAGTGATGGAAGTTTACTTTACTCTTTTAATAAAAGGCTTGAGAAACAACAACCGATTGTAGCTCCAAAAGATGTAAAAAGATATTTTGTAACACCAAAAGAAAGTGGTGAGCTTTGTTTAATGAGTACTATTTTTGGTGAAAATAGAGATATATTTTTTCCAAAATTAAGCGATAAACTTCATTTAATAACATTCGCTGAAATTGCAATAAAGTATCTTAAAATGAAAGGATATGATCCTTATATTTGTGAAAGTGAAGAAGAAGCAAGAAAACTTGTAAAGACTCTTCCAAAAAAAGGAAAATGGCCTTGTCTATTTACAATTAGTGATACAACAGGAGAAAAAGATTTTGAAGAGTTTTATACAAATGATAATATCATTGATTGGGATAGATTTGAAGGAATTGGTATTATAAAAAACAAACCGATTTACGAGAAAGAAAAATTGAATTATTTTATAAAAAGAGTTGAAGAAATGAAAAAAAAATTAGAATGGAGCAAAAGAGAGATTGTAGAACTTTTTGAATATATGTTGCCAGAATTTTATCATCTTGAGAAAGGAAAGTATTTAGATGATAAAATGTAA
- a CDS encoding LegC family aminotransferase, with amino-acid sequence MIKCKKIITFIKELYKKDVVGLHEPVFVGHEKKYVLDTIESTFVSSVGEYVNEFERKIAEYTGAKYAIATVNGISALHIALLLSGVGENSEVITQPITFVATCNAIRYCGAEPVFVDVDLDTLGMSSESLEYFLKKFVEFDKNGNPINKETKRKITACVPMHTFGHPVKIDQIVELCKKYNIPVVEDAAESLGSFYKSKHTGTFGKLGILSFNGNKIITTGGGGMILTNDEDLAKSAKHLTTTAKVPHPYEYFHDEVGYNYRMPNLNAALGLAQMEKLEMFINIKRKIAHEYKNFFENLGIQSFTEPEYSRSNYWLNAIFLKSKTERDKFLEITNKNKVQTRPVWTLMYKLPMYENCFKIDTTNAEYIEERVVNIPSGVNV; translated from the coding sequence ATGATAAAATGTAAAAAGATTATAACTTTTATAAAAGAGTTGTATAAAAAAGATGTTGTAGGTCTTCATGAGCCTGTTTTTGTAGGTCATGAAAAAAAATATGTTTTAGATACAATTGAATCTACTTTTGTTTCTTCTGTAGGTGAATATGTAAACGAATTCGAAAGAAAAATTGCAGAATATACAGGAGCAAAATATGCAATAGCAACTGTTAATGGAATTTCTGCCTTGCACATAGCCTTACTTTTATCTGGAGTAGGAGAAAATAGTGAGGTAATAACACAACCTATTACATTTGTGGCTACCTGTAATGCTATAAGATATTGTGGTGCTGAGCCTGTCTTTGTAGATGTTGATTTAGACACTCTTGGTATGTCTTCTGAAAGTTTAGAATATTTTCTGAAAAAATTTGTTGAATTTGATAAAAATGGAAATCCAATAAACAAAGAAACAAAAAGAAAAATAACAGCTTGTGTTCCTATGCATACATTTGGACATCCTGTTAAAATCGACCAAATAGTTGAACTATGTAAAAAATATAACATACCGGTAGTTGAAGATGCAGCCGAAAGTCTTGGAAGTTTTTATAAAAGTAAACATACAGGAACGTTTGGTAAATTAGGTATTTTAAGTTTTAACGGAAACAAAATTATAACAACTGGTGGCGGAGGAATGATTTTAACTAATGATGAAGATTTAGCAAAAAGTGCAAAACATCTTACAACAACAGCAAAAGTCCCCCATCCTTATGAATATTTTCACGATGAAGTTGGATACAATTACAGAATGCCAAATTTAAATGCTGCTCTTGGGCTTGCTCAAATGGAAAAACTTGAAATGTTTATAAATATAAAAAGAAAAATAGCACATGAATATAAAAACTTTTTTGAAAATTTAGGGATACAATCTTTTACAGAACCTGAATATAGTCGCTCTAACTACTGGCTCAATGCAATATTTTTGAAAAGTAAAACCGAAAGAGATAAATTTTTAGAAATAACAAATAAAAATAAAGTTCAAACAAGACCTGTATGGACATTGATGTATAAACTTCCTATGTATGAAAATTGTTTTAAAATTGATACTACAAATGCTGAGTATATAGAAGAAAGAGTTGTAAATATACCAAGTGGAGTTAATGTATGA
- a CDS encoding formyltransferase family protein — protein sequence MKKVAIFAKKRIGLIDIINHIKLYTKEIDLFIGDINNPFPEEAKRKIYDLVISYSSPWIIQKKVLTNTRDYNINFHPGPPEYPGIGCYNFALYNNEKLYGVTAHIMEEKVDSGRIIKVKRFPIFEEDDVESLINRTYIFMLELAKEVIDDYFDDYSLNFTDENWKRKPYTRKDFEFLRKIDISMDKGEIIRRLKATTYKDYPSIYIEHHGFIFEYKNKAKR from the coding sequence ATGAAAAAAGTAGCAATCTTTGCAAAAAAAAGAATAGGTTTAATAGATATCATTAACCATATTAAATTATATACAAAAGAAATTGATTTATTTATAGGTGATATTAATAACCCTTTTCCTGAAGAAGCTAAAAGAAAAATTTATGATTTGGTAATTTCATATTCTTCTCCTTGGATAATTCAAAAAAAGGTTTTAACTAACACGAGGGATTATAATATAAACTTTCATCCTGGGCCACCTGAGTATCCAGGTATAGGTTGTTATAACTTTGCTTTATATAATAATGAAAAATTATATGGAGTAACAGCTCATATTATGGAAGAAAAAGTTGATTCAGGAAGAATTATTAAAGTTAAAAGATTTCCTATTTTTGAGGAAGATGATGTCGAGTCTTTAATAAATAGAACATATATATTTATGCTAGAATTGGCAAAAGAGGTAATTGATGATTATTTTGATGATTATTCTTTAAATTTTACAGATGAAAATTGGAAAAGAAAACCCTATACAAGAAAAGATTTTGAATTTTTAAGAAAAATAGATATTTCAATGGATAAGGGGGAAATAATAAGAAGATTAAAAGCAACTACATATAAAGATTATCCATCTATTTACATAGAACATCATGGATTTATCTTTGAATATAAAAATAAAGCAAAGAGGTAA
- a CDS encoding ANL family adenylate-forming protein — MGSWLIEKFKDFDSKIAILYNDKKYTYRELYEKIREFLSFFQGKNIKKGEVVALLGNYSFENLALLLALKENKNIIVPITSTKEHEIQERLKEGNVDKVLKIENSLIKVQELDSNEKHLLIKKLQEKGKSGLILFSSGSTGKPKAMIHDFDNLVDSYEGRKEKNINTLIFLSFDHIGGIDTIFRQFSIGGTITIPYSRSPDAICKVIEKHQVNVLPASPTFLNLLLISGIYKEYDLSSLNIIAFGAEPMPEYLLKELKKTFPKVNFQQKYGTSETNAVKVINKNNNGLYIKIDDLNIEYKIVDDELWLRSKTQILGYLNAPMDSFTEDGWFRTGDLVEVKQDGYLKIIGRSKEIINVGGEKVLPQEVENVILELDEVVDVMVYGESNPITGQTVVADIVLKDGIDKKEAKKLIRKHCRSKLDNYKVPTKINFVEKISFGDRFKKIRRKS; from the coding sequence ATGGGTAGTTGGCTAATAGAAAAGTTCAAAGATTTTGATTCAAAAATTGCAATTTTATACAATGATAAAAAATATACTTATAGAGAACTTTATGAAAAAATAAGGGAATTTCTAAGTTTTTTTCAGGGAAAAAATATAAAAAAAGGTGAAGTAGTAGCATTATTAGGAAATTATTCATTTGAAAATTTAGCTTTACTTTTAGCTCTAAAAGAGAACAAAAATATTATTGTTCCTATAACTTCAACTAAAGAACATGAAATTCAAGAAAGACTTAAAGAAGGAAATGTTGATAAAGTATTAAAAATAGAAAATAGTTTAATAAAAGTTCAAGAATTAGATAGCAATGAAAAACATCTACTAATAAAAAAACTACAAGAAAAAGGAAAATCAGGACTTATTTTGTTTAGTAGTGGAAGCACAGGGAAGCCAAAAGCAATGATCCACGATTTTGATAACTTAGTAGATAGCTATGAAGGAAGGAAAGAAAAGAACATAAATACATTAATTTTCCTATCCTTTGATCATATTGGAGGAATAGACACCATCTTTAGACAGTTTTCTATAGGTGGAACCATTACAATTCCCTATAGTAGATCTCCAGATGCAATTTGCAAAGTAATAGAGAAACATCAAGTAAATGTATTGCCAGCATCTCCAACTTTTTTAAACTTACTTTTGATAAGTGGAATATATAAAGAGTACGACTTAAGTTCATTAAACATAATTGCTTTTGGTGCAGAACCAATGCCAGAATATTTATTGAAGGAATTAAAGAAAACTTTTCCAAAAGTTAATTTTCAGCAAAAATATGGAACAAGTGAAACAAATGCTGTAAAAGTGATTAATAAAAATAATAATGGGTTATATATAAAAATAGATGACCTAAACATAGAGTATAAAATAGTTGATGATGAATTATGGCTAAGGAGCAAAACTCAGATATTAGGGTATCTAAATGCACCAATGGATAGTTTTACAGAAGATGGGTGGTTTAGGACAGGGGATTTAGTTGAGGTTAAGCAAGATGGATATTTAAAAATAATAGGTAGAAGTAAAGAAATTATCAATGTAGGTGGAGAGAAAGTATTACCACAAGAAGTAGAGAATGTTATTTTAGAATTAGATGAAGTTGTAGATGTAATGGTTTACGGAGAAAGTAATCCAATTACAGGGCAGACAGTAGTAGCAGATATAGTATTAAAAGACGGAATAGATAAAAAAGAAGCCAAAAAATTGATAAGAAAACATTGCCGAAGTAAGTTAGACAATTATAAAGTACCTACAAAGATTAATTTTGTAGAAAAAATTAGTTTTGGAGATAGATTTAAAAAAATTAGGAGAAAAAGTTGA
- a CDS encoding PIG-L deacetylase family protein, with product MNNILIISPHPDDETLGAGGSLLKHKDNGDIIYWINITNIKEEYGYSKEKVKKRNEEIKKVIESYEFNDFFDLSLKPTSLTENDIPFIVTKISSILDKIKPNILYIPFWNDVHSDHRVVFNALQPFFKSFRYPFIKKVLMMEIISETDNQFKETFKPNVFVDISDFIDKKIEIMNIYQSELGEHPFPRSIDNILNLAFYRGSQCNYQYAESFMLLKEVLD from the coding sequence ATGAATAATATTTTAATTATTTCCCCACACCCTGATGATGAAACTTTAGGTGCTGGAGGGAGTTTGCTTAAGCATAAGGATAATGGAGATATTATATACTGGATAAATATAACAAATATAAAAGAAGAATATGGGTATTCAAAAGAAAAAGTAAAAAAGCGAAATGAAGAAATAAAAAAAGTAATTGAATCTTATGAATTTAATGATTTTTTCGATTTATCATTAAAGCCAACTTCTTTAACAGAAAATGATATACCATTTATTGTAACTAAGATATCTTCTATTTTGGATAAAATAAAACCTAATATACTATATATTCCTTTTTGGAATGATGTACATTCAGATCATAGGGTAGTTTTTAATGCTTTACAACCATTTTTTAAATCTTTTAGATATCCTTTTATAAAAAAAGTATTAATGATGGAAATAATAAGTGAAACTGATAACCAATTTAAAGAAACATTTAAGCCAAATGTTTTTGTTGATATATCAGATTTTATAGATAAAAAAATTGAGATTATGAACATTTACCAAAGTGAACTGGGAGAACATCCATTTCCAAGAAGTATAGACAATATACTGAATCTTGCATTTTACAGAGGAAGCCAATGTAATTATCAATATGCTGAAAGTTTTATGCTTTTAAAAGAGGTTTTAGATTGA
- a CDS encoding GNAT family N-acetyltransferase, which translates to MLLTKIEDKYKIKGFFQEFFYKVYSKILDDSIWEHQFIHSPYDDSPLFLAFDDKKIVGSALMIKHKILLNNKIYNYYLFTTSAIDPNYRNKGVYLELLNMQKKYAKDTKKDFILAFPNKIAYNAIKILGGFKDVSQEKIVKTNINNINLNSFCNHIIEDKEFLRWRFEHKNYNFIKIDEKILVVKKYKDSFDILSSLYIDSINNDVIPSNKFININNLKSCHVLEKHTINKNLNQFINYYNATIYLINNKIDFNKNKMCINLLMSDVF; encoded by the coding sequence ATGTTATTAACAAAAATAGAAGATAAATATAAAATAAAAGGATTTTTTCAAGAGTTTTTTTATAAGGTTTATTCAAAGATTTTAGATGACTCCATTTGGGAACATCAATTCATTCACTCTCCATATGATGATTCGCCTTTATTTTTAGCTTTTGATGATAAAAAAATAGTAGGCTCTGCTCTTATGATAAAACATAAAATTCTATTGAATAACAAAATATATAATTATTATCTTTTTACAACATCTGCAATAGATCCAAATTATAGAAATAAAGGAGTTTATTTAGAACTATTAAATATGCAAAAAAAATATGCAAAGGACACAAAAAAGGATTTTATTTTAGCCTTTCCTAATAAAATAGCATATAATGCTATTAAGATACTCGGTGGATTTAAAGATGTTTCACAAGAAAAGATAGTAAAAACAAATATTAATAATATAAATTTAAATAGCTTTTGTAACCATATTATAGAAGATAAAGAATTTTTAAGATGGAGATTTGAACATAAAAATTATAACTTTATAAAAATAGATGAAAAAATATTGGTAGTAAAAAAATATAAAGATTCCTTTGATATATTGTCTTCACTTTATATAGATAGTATAAATAATGATGTGATACCAAGTAATAAATTTATTAATATAAATAACTTAAAAAGCTGTCATGTATTAGAGAAACATACTATTAATAAGAACTTAAACCAGTTTATAAATTATTATAATGCAACTATTTATTTGATAAATAATAAAATTGACTTTAATAAAAATAAAATGTGTATTAATTTGTTAATGTCGGATGTGTTCTGA
- the neuC gene encoding UDP-N-acetylglucosamine 2-epimerase gives MKKKKVLACTSIRSDYDLLSPLYKLLHEDNEIDFRILVSGAHLSHQHGYSIEQIRKDGFEILLEIETLLSYDTKISRVKTASLLLQNSLETIAKFNPDLIIYAGDREDTLVYAMIGGYLRIPTIHFYGGDHVKDGYIDNPVRHAVSKLSTVHFVAIQEHKKRLIRMGEHPKRIFVVGNIALDRFLFFKELSKAQIKDKFNIKFGFDKFALVIFHPIVQEEDKSHIYFENILKVLKEKNICAFVSYPNTDPNNHKLINIINQYKQHPNFIFYNNLERDLFLSIYKNAEFIIGNSSSGIYEAASFKIPAINIGMRQIGRYCKENVIFSKGDLYSIKKSIEKATSENFLKIVRKISNPYGDGKSAFKAYNLIKNIDFKTIVDKKEDPLEIPMEDNAFYE, from the coding sequence ATGAAAAAGAAAAAAGTTTTAGCTTGTACATCTATAAGATCAGATTATGATTTATTAAGTCCTTTATATAAATTACTACATGAAGATAATGAAATAGACTTTAGAATTTTAGTTAGTGGTGCACATTTATCTCATCAACATGGATACAGTATTGAACAAATAAGAAAAGATGGGTTTGAAATATTGTTAGAAATAGAAACATTACTAAGCTATGATACTAAAATATCAAGAGTTAAAACTGCTAGTTTGCTTTTACAAAATAGCTTAGAAACTATTGCTAAATTTAATCCAGATTTAATTATATATGCTGGGGATAGGGAAGATACATTAGTTTATGCTATGATTGGAGGATATTTAAGAATTCCTACTATTCATTTTTATGGTGGAGATCATGTGAAAGATGGATACATAGATAATCCTGTAAGACATGCAGTTTCTAAATTATCAACAGTTCATTTTGTAGCTATTCAAGAACATAAAAAAAGGTTAATTAGAATGGGAGAACATCCAAAAAGAATATTTGTAGTAGGAAATATAGCATTAGATAGATTCCTTTTTTTCAAGGAATTAAGTAAAGCTCAAATAAAAGATAAATTTAATATAAAATTCGGATTTGATAAATTTGCTTTAGTTATTTTTCACCCTATTGTCCAAGAAGAAGATAAATCCCATATTTATTTTGAAAATATTTTAAAAGTATTGAAAGAAAAAAATATATGTGCTTTTGTTAGTTATCCGAATACAGATCCAAATAATCATAAATTGATAAATATTATTAATCAATATAAACAACATCCTAATTTTATATTTTATAATAATTTGGAAAGAGATTTATTCTTAAGTATATATAAGAATGCAGAGTTTATAATAGGTAATTCATCTTCAGGAATTTACGAAGCAGCAAGTTTTAAGATTCCCGCAATAAATATAGGAATGAGGCAAATTGGTAGATACTGTAAAGAGAATGTTATATTTTCTAAAGGTGATTTGTATAGCATAAAAAAATCTATTGAGAAAGCCACTTCTGAAAATTTTTTAAAGATTGTAAGAAAAATTTCAAATCCTTATGGAGACGGTAAAAGTGCATTTAAAGCATATAATTTAATTAAAAATATAGATTTTAAAACTATAGTTGACAAAAAAGAGGATCCTTTGGAAATACCTATGGAGGATAACGCATTTTATGAATAA
- a CDS encoding SDR family NAD(P)-dependent oxidoreductase has product MSKVFIITGTRKGIGRELANYYLDKGYVVVGCSRGESSIEHKNYRHYSLDVSDESKIIEMIIMTKKEFGKIDILLNNAGIASMNHIITTPYKTAQNIFSTNFFGTFLFLREVAKVMVKQRWGRIVNFTTVATPLRLEGEAMYAASKAAIENLTQITARELADFGITVNALGPTPVPTDLIKNVPKEKMDALLNRQAIKRFGEFKDIVNVIDFFIDERSDFITGQIIYLGGVNG; this is encoded by the coding sequence ATGAGTAAAGTTTTTATAATTACAGGTACAAGGAAAGGGATAGGAAGAGAGTTAGCAAATTATTATCTGGATAAAGGATATGTCGTAGTTGGATGTAGTAGAGGAGAGAGTTCAATAGAACATAAAAACTACAGGCATTATTCATTAGATGTTTCAGATGAGAGTAAAATTATTGAGATGATAATAATGACGAAGAAAGAATTTGGGAAAATAGATATTTTGCTTAATAATGCAGGGATTGCATCAATGAATCATATAATAACAACACCATATAAAACAGCTCAGAACATATTTTCAACAAACTTTTTTGGGACATTTCTTTTTCTAAGAGAAGTTGCAAAAGTGATGGTAAAACAAAGGTGGGGAAGAATAGTAAATTTTACAACAGTTGCAACTCCACTTAGATTAGAGGGTGAAGCGATGTATGCAGCAAGTAAAGCTGCTATAGAAAACTTAACGCAAATAACAGCCAGAGAATTAGCAGATTTTGGTATAACAGTGAATGCGTTAGGCCCAACACCAGTTCCAACAGATTTGATAAAAAATGTTCCAAAAGAAAAGATGGATGCTTTACTTAATAGACAAGCTATAAAAAGATTTGGTGAATTCAAAGATATAGTAAATGTTATAGATTTTTTTATTGATGAAAGGAGTGATTTTATTACAGGACAGATTATATATTTAGGTGGGGTAAATGGGTAG
- the neuB gene encoding N-acetylneuraminate synthase, translated as MKTFIIAEAGVNHNGKLDLAKKLIDVAVEAGADAVKFQTFKTEEVISEIAPMAEYQKKNIGEEKPQIEMVKELELSFNDFEELKTYCDRKGIKFLSTPFDIESAGFLKDLGLEIFKIPSGEITNYLLLREIGSYRKKVILSTGMAELGEIEDALDILMENGTKREDITVLHCNTEYPTPMEDVNLKAMLTIKEAFKVNIGYSDHTLGIEVPIAAVALGASVIEKHFTLDKNLPGPDHKASLEPNELKAMVKAIRNIEKALGNGIKKPSKSELKNRDIARKYIVAKRDMKKGEILSEENLTVKRTGKKGISPMRWGEIIGLKAPRDFKKGEIIMEGGKE; from the coding sequence ATGAAAACCTTCATTATAGCAGAAGCAGGTGTCAATCATAACGGAAAACTAGATTTAGCTAAAAAACTTATAGATGTAGCTGTTGAAGCAGGGGCTGATGCTGTCAAGTTTCAAACATTTAAAACTGAGGAAGTTATTAGCGAAATTGCACCTATGGCAGAATATCAAAAGAAAAATATAGGTGAAGAAAAACCCCAAATAGAAATGGTAAAAGAACTTGAGCTTTCATTCAATGATTTTGAAGAGCTTAAAACTTATTGTGATAGAAAAGGAATAAAGTTTTTATCTACTCCTTTTGATATAGAAAGTGCAGGATTTTTAAAAGATTTAGGACTAGAAATATTTAAAATACCATCAGGAGAAATAACAAATTATCTCTTATTAAGAGAAATAGGAAGTTATAGAAAAAAAGTTATACTTTCTACTGGTATGGCAGAATTAGGAGAGATTGAAGATGCTTTAGATATTTTAATGGAGAATGGAACAAAAAGAGAAGATATAACTGTTTTACATTGTAATACCGAATACCCTACACCTATGGAAGATGTAAATTTGAAGGCTATGCTTACTATAAAAGAAGCATTTAAAGTAAATATTGGATACTCAGACCATACACTTGGAATAGAAGTTCCAATTGCGGCTGTAGCTCTTGGGGCTTCAGTTATAGAAAAACATTTTACACTTGATAAAAATTTACCTGGACCAGACCACAAAGCAAGTTTAGAGCCAAATGAATTAAAAGCTATGGTCAAAGCAATAAGAAATATAGAAAAAGCATTAGGAAATGGAATTAAAAAACCTTCAAAAAGTGAGTTAAAAAACAGAGATATAGCAAGGAAATATATAGTTGCAAAGCGAGATATGAAAAAAGGAGAAATATTATCAGAAGAAAACTTGACAGTTAAAAGAACAGGAAAAAAAGGCATATCCCCTATGAGATGGGGTGAAATAATTGGCTTAAAAGCACCAAGAGATTTTAAAAAAGGTGAAATTATTATGGAAGGAGGAAAAGAGTAA
- a CDS encoding nucleotidyltransferase family protein, with product MKNLEKVLIEKKSSAISALKQLNESSTKVLIVIENLKSKKLVGTITDGDIRRHILKAGFIEGNVYDVCNKNPIYIIKDKLDKEIIKNLILNKKLELIPVVNEKNEVIDYIEWSDFLKEKDFIDIQQIDEKIPVVIMAGGKGTRMKPFTEVLPKPLIPVGDKTAVELIIDEFRKFGLDNFIFTLNYKGEIIEAYFNTIEKDYKTDFIWEKDFLGTAGSLKFLENKDIKDDFIVSNCDILIKANFKEILDFHKKNKAVLTSVTSIQHYKVPYGVVEINSGGKIKKIIEKPEYTFQINTGVYILNKKALKYIPENKYFDMPQLIDKLIENKETVLAYPIKEKDYIDLGQWEEYKKALKIFEEFRNV from the coding sequence TTGAAAAACTTAGAGAAAGTATTGATAGAAAAAAAATCAAGTGCAATATCAGCTTTAAAACAATTGAATGAAAGTTCAACAAAAGTTTTAATAGTTATTGAGAATTTAAAAAGTAAAAAGTTAGTGGGGACAATTACTGATGGGGATATAAGAAGGCATATTTTAAAAGCCGGTTTTATAGAAGGAAATGTTTATGATGTATGTAATAAAAATCCAATTTATATAATCAAGGATAAGTTAGATAAAGAAATAATAAAAAATCTAATCTTAAATAAAAAATTAGAACTTATTCCCGTGGTTAATGAAAAAAACGAGGTTATAGATTATATAGAATGGTCTGATTTTCTTAAAGAGAAAGATTTCATAGATATTCAACAGATAGATGAAAAAATTCCTGTAGTCATAATGGCAGGTGGTAAAGGGACAAGAATGAAGCCATTTACAGAAGTCCTACCAAAACCGTTAATACCTGTGGGGGATAAAACAGCTGTAGAGTTAATAATTGATGAGTTTAGAAAATTTGGATTAGATAATTTTATTTTTACATTAAATTATAAAGGGGAAATTATTGAAGCATATTTTAATACAATAGAGAAAGACTATAAAACTGATTTTATTTGGGAAAAAGACTTTTTAGGAACAGCAGGAAGTTTAAAATTTTTAGAAAATAAAGATATAAAAGATGATTTCATTGTATCTAATTGTGATATTTTGATAAAGGCAAATTTTAAAGAAATACTAGATTTTCATAAAAAAAATAAAGCAGTTTTAACATCAGTTACATCAATCCAACACTACAAAGTCCCTTACGGAGTTGTTGAAATAAATAGTGGTGGTAAGATAAAAAAAATAATTGAAAAGCCTGAATATACATTTCAAATAAATACAGGAGTTTATATTCTAAATAAAAAAGCATTAAAATATATACCTGAAAATAAATATTTTGATATGCCCCAGCTTATAGATAAACTTATAGAAAACAAAGAAACAGTTTTAGCGTATCCAATAAAAGAAAAAGATTATATTGATTTAGGACAATGGGAAGAGTACAAAAAAGCATTAAAAATATTTGAGGAATTTAGAAATGTATAA